One Paenarthrobacter aurescens TC1 DNA window includes the following coding sequences:
- the hisC gene encoding histidinol-phosphate aminotransferase (identified by match to protein family HMM PF00155; match to protein family HMM TIGR01141) has translation MSDQLERLDRLPLRTNLRGLSPYGAPQLDVPILLNVNENTHGVPADVQAAITEAVAAAATGLNRYPDREFTELREALAEYLGHGLSPDNIWAANGSNEVLQQILQAFGGPGRKALGFPPTYSMYPLLASGTDTEYVRGVRADDYGLDAQSAAAQVRETGANIVFLCSPNNPTGTGLSLDVVEAVYEAGEASQAIVIVDEAYHEFAHDNTPSALTLLPGRERLIVSRTMSKAFALAGARLGYMAAAPEVTDAIRLVRLPYHLSAVTQATALAALNHREALMADVEDIKVQRDRIVTELLRMGLKPAASDSNYVFFGGLEDPHTIWQGLLDAGVLIRDVGIPGHLRVTAGTEPETTAFLEALEALLDGTAPHRA, from the coding sequence GTGAGTGACCAGCTTGAGCGACTTGACCGACTTCCCCTCCGGACCAACCTGCGTGGACTGAGCCCCTACGGCGCACCGCAGCTTGATGTCCCCATTCTGCTCAATGTCAACGAGAACACTCATGGCGTCCCCGCAGATGTCCAAGCCGCCATCACCGAGGCCGTAGCCGCTGCGGCCACAGGACTGAACCGCTATCCGGACCGCGAGTTCACCGAACTTCGTGAAGCCTTGGCCGAGTACCTTGGCCACGGACTTTCTCCGGACAACATTTGGGCCGCCAATGGATCCAATGAAGTCCTGCAGCAGATCCTTCAGGCATTTGGCGGACCCGGCCGCAAGGCCTTGGGCTTCCCTCCCACGTACTCCATGTACCCCCTGCTTGCCAGTGGCACAGACACCGAGTATGTCCGCGGAGTGCGTGCCGACGACTACGGGCTGGATGCCCAATCAGCCGCTGCCCAGGTTCGGGAAACGGGAGCCAACATTGTGTTCCTGTGTTCACCCAATAACCCCACGGGTACAGGCCTGAGCCTTGACGTCGTCGAGGCCGTCTATGAGGCCGGCGAAGCGAGCCAGGCCATTGTGATCGTGGATGAGGCTTACCACGAGTTCGCGCACGACAATACTCCGAGCGCCTTGACCCTGTTGCCAGGACGCGAGCGTCTGATCGTCTCGCGCACCATGAGCAAGGCATTCGCCTTGGCGGGCGCCAGGCTCGGATACATGGCGGCTGCCCCGGAAGTCACGGACGCCATCAGGCTGGTCCGCCTCCCGTACCACCTCTCTGCCGTCACGCAGGCAACGGCCCTCGCAGCTCTCAATCACCGCGAAGCCCTTATGGCCGATGTTGAGGACATCAAGGTTCAGCGCGACCGCATCGTTACTGAGTTGCTGCGCATGGGCCTCAAGCCTGCGGCATCAGACTCCAACTACGTCTTCTTTGGAGGACTGGAGGATCCGCACACCATCTGGCAGGGCCTGCTGGATGCCGGCGTGCTGATTCGCGATGTCGGCATCCCCGGACACTTGCGCGTCACTGCCGGAACCGAGCCGGAAACCACAGCTTTCCTGGAGGCTTTGGAAGCATTGCTGGACGGCACAGCGCCACACCGCGCCTAA
- a CDS encoding putative LysM domain protein (identified by match to protein family HMM PF01476) — protein sequence MSAVTTFADFRTTQAPARLRLTRRGRIVFFGIPAMLLVAALLSLAGFINSPAKASDSQSQLRPPVAVTVTVQPGQSLWGIAGAAAPERDPRDVIAEIIQLNDLRGGRILPGQQLFVPAN from the coding sequence ATGTCCGCAGTCACTACGTTCGCTGATTTCCGCACCACCCAGGCACCTGCTCGCCTGCGTCTCACCCGGCGGGGACGGATTGTTTTCTTCGGCATTCCGGCAATGCTGCTGGTGGCGGCACTGCTGAGCCTGGCCGGTTTCATCAACTCTCCAGCCAAGGCCTCGGACTCGCAGTCCCAACTGCGTCCGCCCGTTGCCGTCACCGTCACGGTTCAGCCGGGGCAGTCCCTGTGGGGCATCGCCGGCGCTGCCGCTCCCGAGCGGGACCCTCGGGATGTCATCGCCGAGATCATCCAGCTGAACGACCTCCGCGGCGGTCGCATCCTGCCAGGCCAGCAGCTGTTCGTTCCGGCGAACTGA
- a CDS encoding bifunctional HisA/TrpF protein (identified by match to protein family HMM PF00977; match to protein family HMM TIGR01919) produces MTTSAQSVLELLPAVDIVDGQAVRLLQGEAGSETSYGTPLEAALNWQNDGAEWVHMVDLDAAFGRGNNAALISDVVSQLNVKVELSGGLRDDESLERALELGVARVNLGTAALENPEWTRKAIDRFGDKIAVGLDVRGTTLAGRGWTKEGGDLWEVLARLEDAGCARYVVTDVTKDGTLQGPNVELLRQMVEKTGKPVVASGGISSLEDLRVLRELVPLGVEGAIVGKALYAGAFTLPEALDVAGRR; encoded by the coding sequence ATGACCACCTCCGCCCAGTCCGTTCTGGAACTCCTTCCCGCCGTCGATATTGTTGACGGTCAGGCAGTCCGCCTCCTTCAGGGAGAAGCCGGTTCGGAAACCAGTTACGGCACACCCCTTGAAGCAGCTTTGAACTGGCAGAACGACGGTGCCGAATGGGTGCACATGGTGGACCTTGACGCCGCTTTCGGGCGCGGAAACAACGCCGCGCTGATCAGCGATGTCGTGTCGCAGCTCAATGTCAAGGTGGAGCTTTCCGGCGGTTTGCGGGACGACGAGTCCCTGGAACGTGCACTGGAACTGGGCGTCGCGCGCGTAAACCTCGGTACGGCAGCGTTGGAGAACCCGGAATGGACCCGGAAAGCAATCGACCGCTTCGGTGACAAAATCGCGGTCGGCCTTGATGTCCGCGGTACAACTCTTGCCGGGCGCGGTTGGACCAAGGAGGGCGGGGACCTCTGGGAGGTTCTGGCCCGCCTCGAGGATGCAGGTTGTGCGCGTTATGTAGTCACCGACGTCACCAAGGACGGAACACTGCAGGGCCCCAACGTGGAACTTCTGCGCCAGATGGTGGAGAAGACCGGCAAGCCTGTTGTCGCGTCGGGCGGAATCTCCAGCTTGGAAGACCTCCGTGTCCTGCGCGAACTGGTACCTCTGGGCGTTGAGGGCGCGATCGTAGGCAAGGCGCTCTATGCGGGTGCCTTCACGTTGCCCGAAGCCCTGGACGTTGCCGGCCGACGCTGA
- the lexA gene encoding LexA repressor (identified by match to protein family HMM PF00717; match to protein family HMM PF01726; match to protein family HMM TIGR00498) yields MAAKATGGGAPLRSQQPQKSPKSLTVRQKKILETIQRSVNDNGYPPSMREIGDTVGLASLSSVTHQLSQLEKLGYLRRDPKRPRAMEVLMPLTLDGGAIPGVEAPTTLRSAGGLAVTELASASDTAMVPLVGRIAAGGPILADQTVEDVLALPRQLVGHGELFMLKVAGDSMIDAAICDGDWVVVRRQNDAINGDIVAALLDDEATVKTFRQRDGHTWLLPQNTQYEPILGDQATIMGKVVSVLRSL; encoded by the coding sequence ATGGCAGCGAAAGCCACAGGCGGCGGGGCACCCCTGCGGAGCCAGCAGCCTCAAAAGAGTCCCAAGAGCCTGACTGTCCGGCAGAAGAAGATCCTGGAGACCATCCAACGGTCGGTCAATGACAACGGTTACCCGCCCAGCATGCGTGAGATCGGCGACACCGTGGGTCTGGCCAGTTTGTCGAGCGTCACTCATCAGTTGTCCCAATTGGAGAAGCTTGGTTATCTCCGCAGGGATCCCAAGCGTCCGCGCGCCATGGAAGTCCTGATGCCGCTGACCCTTGATGGTGGGGCGATTCCGGGAGTGGAAGCGCCCACCACCCTTCGCAGCGCGGGTGGCCTTGCCGTAACGGAACTCGCCAGCGCCAGCGATACCGCCATGGTTCCGCTGGTTGGCCGCATCGCTGCCGGTGGCCCAATCCTGGCTGACCAGACGGTGGAAGACGTACTTGCACTCCCCCGGCAACTTGTGGGGCACGGCGAATTGTTCATGCTGAAAGTGGCCGGCGACTCCATGATTGATGCCGCCATCTGTGACGGTGACTGGGTGGTGGTCCGCCGCCAGAACGACGCCATCAACGGCGACATCGTGGCCGCCCTGCTGGATGACGAAGCAACCGTGAAGACCTTCCGCCAGCGTGACGGCCATACGTGGCTGCTCCCCCAAAACACCCAGTACGAACCCATCCTCGGCGATCAGGCCACCATCATGGGCAAAGTAGTTTCGGTACTGCGCTCTCTCTAG
- a CDS encoding putative major facilitator superfamily (MFS) transporter (identified by match to protein family HMM PF07690), giving the protein MNFALYKEMLSIRPVRRLLIVGMIARIPHSAAGVLLTLHIVLTLGQGYAAAGAAAAVMTIGIAVGAPWRGRRVDMVGLRKALIPSVVSETVIWSVVPHVSYEWLLPLVFVGGLFTLPIFSVVRQSLGVMVDGEQRRSAFALDSIATELVFMIGPAVGAIVATSGFSAIGLTAVGISVSVAGLFLMWFNPPTRSEVVCSPQESADRAAADLAAAEAAMVASAPAHVQEAASEMASATSRTAALRTRVARNFTWFTVSVAALFAVAAGSGMVLSGSDVSIVGLLERGGHENEIGIVFFFWCAASVIGGLIYGSMKRSISPMLLLLGMAALTIPMGFAQDTWTLAFLSLLPGLLCAPVLSASSEKVADLVDEERRGEAMGWYGSALTAGVALGAPLAGVFIDTVGPSGGFAAVGIAGVALCATGLILTSLRRRSARV; this is encoded by the coding sequence GTGAACTTCGCTCTCTACAAAGAGATGCTGTCCATCCGTCCTGTCCGGCGTCTACTGATAGTGGGCATGATTGCCCGCATTCCGCACTCGGCTGCCGGAGTGCTGCTGACGCTGCACATCGTGCTCACACTGGGCCAGGGATACGCTGCTGCCGGTGCGGCAGCAGCCGTCATGACCATCGGCATCGCGGTGGGTGCACCGTGGCGTGGCCGCCGGGTGGACATGGTGGGCCTCAGGAAGGCACTGATCCCTTCGGTTGTCTCCGAAACTGTCATCTGGTCGGTCGTTCCGCACGTTTCATACGAGTGGCTGCTGCCGCTGGTGTTCGTCGGCGGCCTTTTCACGCTGCCGATCTTCAGCGTTGTCCGCCAGTCGTTGGGCGTCATGGTGGATGGTGAGCAGAGGCGTTCGGCGTTCGCCCTTGATTCCATCGCCACCGAGCTGGTCTTCATGATCGGCCCGGCAGTCGGTGCCATCGTTGCCACCAGCGGCTTCTCGGCAATTGGTCTCACCGCGGTGGGAATCTCCGTCTCTGTGGCGGGACTGTTCCTCATGTGGTTCAACCCGCCAACACGCAGCGAGGTGGTGTGCAGCCCACAAGAATCGGCAGACCGGGCCGCAGCTGACCTCGCTGCCGCGGAGGCTGCCATGGTGGCTTCAGCGCCTGCCCACGTTCAGGAGGCGGCATCGGAGATGGCGTCGGCAACCTCGCGTACAGCAGCCCTTCGGACCCGGGTCGCCAGGAACTTCACCTGGTTCACGGTCTCTGTTGCGGCACTCTTCGCGGTTGCTGCGGGATCGGGCATGGTGCTTAGCGGGTCCGACGTCAGCATCGTCGGGCTGTTGGAACGTGGCGGGCACGAGAATGAAATCGGAATTGTCTTCTTCTTCTGGTGCGCCGCGTCGGTAATTGGCGGACTCATCTACGGGTCCATGAAGCGGTCCATCTCGCCAATGCTCTTGCTGCTTGGAATGGCCGCCCTCACCATACCTATGGGCTTCGCCCAAGACACGTGGACCCTTGCGTTCCTGTCGCTGTTGCCCGGCCTGTTGTGCGCCCCGGTTTTGTCGGCATCGTCGGAGAAGGTGGCTGACCTGGTGGACGAGGAACGCAGGGGTGAAGCGATGGGCTGGTACGGCTCCGCACTGACCGCTGGCGTTGCGTTGGGCGCTCCTCTCGCCGGGGTCTTCATTGACACGGTTGGGCCGTCGGGCGGCTTTGCGGCCGTCGGCATCGCCGGCGTCGCTCTCTGCGCTACGGGCCTCATCCTCACGTCTTTGCGCCGCCGGTCCGCGCGCGTCTGA
- the hisB gene encoding Imidazoleglycerol-phosphate dehydratase (IGPD) (identified by match to protein family HMM PF00475), which yields MSETGATPTAARTARMERTTSESSVLVEINLDGSGVSDISTSVPFYDHMLTALCKHSLIDMTVKATGDTHIDAHHTVEDVAITFGEVLRQALGNKAGIRRFGEATVPLDEALAHAVVDVSGRPYLVHGGEPAGQEYHLIGGHFTGSLTRHVFEAITLHAGICLHMNVLAGRDPHHIVEAQFKAFARALRAAVESDPRVEGIPSTKGAL from the coding sequence ATGAGCGAAACCGGCGCCACGCCGACCGCTGCCCGCACTGCGCGCATGGAGCGCACCACCAGCGAGTCTTCCGTCCTGGTGGAGATCAACCTGGACGGTTCCGGTGTCTCCGACATCAGTACCTCGGTACCGTTCTATGACCACATGCTGACGGCACTGTGCAAGCATTCCCTGATTGACATGACCGTCAAGGCAACCGGCGATACCCACATTGATGCGCACCACACGGTGGAAGATGTCGCCATCACCTTCGGGGAGGTCCTTCGCCAGGCCTTGGGCAACAAAGCCGGTATTCGTCGCTTTGGTGAAGCAACGGTTCCCTTGGACGAAGCCTTGGCTCACGCCGTCGTTGATGTTTCCGGACGTCCCTACCTGGTCCACGGCGGTGAGCCGGCCGGACAGGAGTATCACCTGATCGGCGGGCACTTCACGGGATCGCTGACCCGTCACGTTTTTGAGGCCATCACGCTGCACGCCGGCATCTGCCTGCACATGAACGTCCTTGCCGGACGGGACCCGCACCACATTGTAGAGGCCCAGTTCAAGGCCTTTGCGCGCGCGCTGCGTGCGGCCGTGGAGTCCGATCCCCGAGTGGAGGGCATTCCGTCCACCAAGGGCGCACTATGA
- a CDS encoding hypothetical protein (identified by Glimmer2; putative), with the protein MWWSVILMGLAGLLVGGGISFHQQKKPRWVSISFYVLAGMSLLAAYLLTLGN; encoded by the coding sequence ATGTGGTGGTCGGTAATACTCATGGGCCTCGCGGGCTTGCTGGTGGGTGGGGGTATCTCCTTCCACCAGCAGAAAAAGCCGCGGTGGGTTTCCATTTCTTTCTATGTGCTGGCCGGGATGTCCCTGCTGGCCGCTTATCTCCTGACGCTGGGTAACTGA
- the hisH gene encoding imidazole glycerol phosphate synthase, glutamine amidotransferase subunit (identified by match to protein family HMM PF00117; match to protein family HMM TIGR01855), producing MSGQVLKDGAVADAIASVKPESPEGKPTVTVLDYGSGNVRSAVRALERAGAHVVLSSKPEDVLNADGLVVPGVGAFETVMKELKSVDGIRMIGRRVAGGRPVLAICVGLQVLFEAGVEHGTESEGMAEWPGKVELLPAPVVPHMGWNTVDVPEGSKLFAGVEEERFYFVHSYGVQEWNFDVVQPRMAPPMVTWSEHGARFIAAVENGPLCATQFHPEKSGDAGARLLRNWVDSLRKPAQEASGSGAA from the coding sequence ATGAGCGGCCAGGTTTTGAAGGATGGGGCAGTGGCGGATGCCATTGCGTCCGTGAAGCCGGAGTCGCCGGAAGGCAAGCCCACCGTCACCGTATTGGACTATGGATCGGGCAACGTTCGGTCCGCTGTCCGTGCGCTTGAACGCGCGGGCGCCCATGTGGTGTTGAGCTCCAAGCCTGAGGACGTGCTCAACGCTGATGGACTGGTGGTTCCCGGGGTTGGTGCCTTCGAGACAGTGATGAAGGAACTTAAGTCCGTTGACGGCATCCGCATGATCGGGCGCCGGGTTGCCGGTGGCCGCCCTGTGCTGGCCATCTGCGTCGGCTTGCAGGTCCTTTTCGAAGCCGGTGTTGAGCATGGCACCGAATCCGAAGGCATGGCCGAGTGGCCCGGCAAGGTTGAGCTCCTGCCCGCCCCCGTGGTCCCTCACATGGGCTGGAACACGGTAGACGTGCCGGAGGGCTCAAAGCTCTTCGCCGGCGTGGAAGAGGAACGTTTCTACTTTGTGCACTCCTACGGTGTTCAGGAGTGGAATTTCGACGTCGTGCAGCCCCGAATGGCTCCTCCCATGGTCACGTGGTCAGAGCACGGTGCACGCTTCATTGCTGCGGTGGAGAACGGCCCTCTCTGCGCCACGCAATTCCACCCGGAGAAGTCAGGCGACGCCGGAGCGCGGCTCCTGCGCAATTGGGTGGACAGCCTCCGCAAGCCCGCTCAGGAAGCATCCGGAAGCGGTGCCGCCTAA